The Flammeovirga yaeyamensis genome segment AAATTTACAGTGATCCCAACGACCCTTTAGCAGGATCTCAATATCATTTAAATTTGGTTGGAGCAATAGAGGCTTGGTCTAAGCTATCTGATAATGCTAATACTCCTCAAAATGATATTGTAGTAGCCATTGTTGATGATGGCGTATTAATCACTCATGAAGATTTAGCACCAAATATTTTCACGAACACAAAAGAGATTCCTAATAATGGTAAGGATGATGATTTAAACGGTTACGTAGATGATTACCAAGGATGGGATGCTTCCGGAGATGAATATATTAATGGTGATCCAAATCCAAATCCTCCATCAAACCAGGCAGATCGATATACATTTTCACACGGAACTCACTGTGCAGGTATTTCAGCTGCAGCGACTAATAACAGTGTAGGTGGAGCTTCGGTTTCTAATAATAGAGTGAAAATCCTTGCAGTGAAAGCAACATCAGACGATACTCCAGATGCACGACTAATTACTCATGCTACAGAAGCTTTAATGTACGCCATTGAGATGAGAGCAAATGTGGTGAGTATGTCGTACGGTAGCTATTTCTATTCGGCTACAGTGGCGAGAATGATTCGTGAAGCTTCTGAAGAATATGGAATGTTTTTCGTTGCAGCCGCAGGTAATGATAACGTAAATCTACCAAGTTATCCTGCAGGTTATGACTACGTGATGGCCGTTGCCAATACTACAAGTAATGATGTGAAAGCACCTTCTTCACAATATGGACCATGGATTGATATTTCAGCCCCTGGTACGGACATTATCAGTACAGTAGCGGCAGATAATGGATCACTAGATGGAGATTATGCACCTTATACAGGAACCTCAATGGCTTGTCCTATGGTAGCCGGAGCAGCTGCATTTTTATTAACACAAGACTCAACGATTTCACCATTACAAATGTCGGCCTTATTAAAAGGTACCGCCACAGATATTAACCCAAGAAACCCTAATTATCAAAATGCATTAGGGTCGGGTAGAATCAATATGAGTGCGGCGATGGATGCTTTATTATCCAATCGACCAATAGCAGCCTTCGATATATTATCAGATAATGGTATTATTAATCAAGATATCAAGTTTGTCAATTTATCTTATGCCACTGGAGCCACATATGAGTGGAACTTTGGGGATAGTCAAACTAGTACATCAGCTGCTGATACGATAGTTCATAACTACTCAGAAATACCTGAATTAGAATCTTATATCATCAGTTTGAAAGTTACTGATGCTGAAGGTAGATCAAATACATTTAGACGAGGATTGAGAATGACGGAAGGACCTCCATCAGGACCATCAAAAACACTTCCATTCTCTACAGATTTCCTAGCAGATACAGGTGGTTTTGTGACTGAAACCGTATATCTCGATGGTGGGGATGGAGATGATGTATGGGAATGGTCAAGAGCTAGAGGAGATTTTATATCAAGTGGAGATTCTACGGTATGGGTAACTGCAGCACAAGGCGGAGTACCTAATCGATCGTATGCGGCGATTTTATATACGCCAACTTTTGATATGACGGAAACAGGGAAGGAGTACAAGATCAACTTCACAAAGAGTATGGATATTACCTATTGTAATGCTCCTGCAGCATGTCAGATGCAATACACCGTAGACAATGGTGGTACCTGGGAGTTACTTGGTGAAGCTAACGATGGTTTAGGTTTTGGTTGGTACAATAAATCTCCTGAAGATGCCTGTGCGATTCATCCTATCATTTTTGAGAATCAAACAGGTTGGTTAGGCATTTATGAAAATGATTCTACCGCTTACAATGTATCTTTCTTGGCAGGAAATAATGTTCGTTTCCGATTTGTTTATCGTCATGAATCAGCTTTCCAAATTGAAGATACTGATGATGGGTTTATGATCAGAGATTTTGAAGTGACAAAAGAAGATCCATCAGCAGATTTTAATATTACTTCTGATGTAGAGTACACAAATAGACCTGTTCGTTTTGTTTATAATTCAGGCGGGGCAACTTCATACAATTGGGATTTTGGTGATGGTACCACTTCAACAGAACAAAGTCCAACACACATTTATACAGATACTACAGGAGAATTTGAAGTAGAGCTATACATTAATGGAGATCAAATGATGAACCATAAGGATACTATTCCAATTCTAGGTGTAAAAAGTGTTCCATTCGAGTTAGCAGATGGAGGAGATTTGGAGTCAGACGATCTTTTATTCTACTCATTAAATTTAGCTGGAACCGATTTGGCAAAAGGAAATTCCACTATAGCTGGTAAATCGGGAACAACAAGTGGAAGTAATGCTTTTGTATTGGGAGCAGATACTGCGGGGTATAGAATTCCAACAGGGTTCTATCTTTATACATCAGTATTTGATCTTCCGGCAAGTACCGACACAGAAAGTAATACACAACGTTTCTCATTTAATATTAAACATGATATTAAGGACTTAGTAGATGGAATGTTTGTTGAATTCTCCAACGATTTTGGCCGATCGTGGAGATTGCTTGGAGGGTATACAGACCCTGCTTGGCATAATGAATTGTCGTCGGAAGATTTCTGGGGAGGAGAAGATTTTCCAATTATTACAGGTTCTACAAACGACGAGTGGGTCACTAAATATATTCCATTGGCAGGGTTTGAAGGAGAACAAATAGCCATTCGTATGTTCTTTGTAGCCGCTAATCAAGATTCTTCTGGAGGAATTGGTTTAGCAATGGATGATTTTAGAGTAGTTGATTATAATCCAAATGTAAACTCTCTTTCATTCGATTATTCATCTGATAAAACACAAGTCGGACTTAATTCACCAGTAGTGTTTACCAACCAATCAACTGCTGATAGTACGTTAATCGGTTGGTTCTTTGGAGAAGAAGATGATGCGACACCGTCTGTTGTTTTTGGTGAAGGCCCACATGAAGTGGAATGGGCAACTGAAGGTCAAAAAGACATCGTTATGTTTGCTGTAGGTACTAATGTACAAAGGCAATTTGATGATGCTATCTTGGTAGATGCTTCCATCACCAATTTAGAAGATGATCTCAGATCTCTTGGCCCAATAGTATATCCTAACCCGAACAATGGAAATATGCTTTATATAAGCTCTCCGGAAAAAATTAACCAAATTCATTTGATGAAAACAACTGGTCAGTCGGTGTTATCATCAAATAATATGGAGGAATATAAAATGGATATTAGTGATCTATCTCCTGGATTGTATATCATTCAGATGGAAATGAATAATGGAGAACGATTTACTAAGAAGTTCATCAAAAAATAAACTATTTGATATGAAAAAGGGGCTGATTCTTCAAATGAAAAATCAGCCCCTTTTACTTTATAATTTGATTAGAACTGTTTATCAAATTCTGTTTTCTTACCTTTCTTCTTAGGCTTAGCATTCATGGTGTAATTTACACTAAACTCTACGATAGGTCCATATCTGTAGTAAGTGGTTCTTTGATAGAAAGTATTCTCATTTGAGTTTCTATCCTTACCCGTAGTATCTAAACCTTTAATGTTCGATTGGAAGATGTCGTTTGCTCTACCAGTGAATGCCCAATTAGGCATGGTCGTAGGTTTATACACC includes the following:
- a CDS encoding S8 family serine peptidase yields the protein MRKINFIIAILGCLFFIHNGYAQNIRQITTPQPRLITDKEFSSPNKLFVRLKNPTDIQMAYMDTDQDVFVETEKRNLFRQLTDARIASVIEPMKVLKNSVSDVLQITLNDGVDLRRFMQELSADPNVLYVENVPLPQIYSDPNDPLAGSQYHLNLVGAIEAWSKLSDNANTPQNDIVVAIVDDGVLITHEDLAPNIFTNTKEIPNNGKDDDLNGYVDDYQGWDASGDEYINGDPNPNPPSNQADRYTFSHGTHCAGISAAATNNSVGGASVSNNRVKILAVKATSDDTPDARLITHATEALMYAIEMRANVVSMSYGSYFYSATVARMIREASEEYGMFFVAAAGNDNVNLPSYPAGYDYVMAVANTTSNDVKAPSSQYGPWIDISAPGTDIISTVAADNGSLDGDYAPYTGTSMACPMVAGAAAFLLTQDSTISPLQMSALLKGTATDINPRNPNYQNALGSGRINMSAAMDALLSNRPIAAFDILSDNGIINQDIKFVNLSYATGATYEWNFGDSQTSTSAADTIVHNYSEIPELESYIISLKVTDAEGRSNTFRRGLRMTEGPPSGPSKTLPFSTDFLADTGGFVTETVYLDGGDGDDVWEWSRARGDFISSGDSTVWVTAAQGGVPNRSYAAILYTPTFDMTETGKEYKINFTKSMDITYCNAPAACQMQYTVDNGGTWELLGEANDGLGFGWYNKSPEDACAIHPIIFENQTGWLGIYENDSTAYNVSFLAGNNVRFRFVYRHESAFQIEDTDDGFMIRDFEVTKEDPSADFNITSDVEYTNRPVRFVYNSGGATSYNWDFGDGTTSTEQSPTHIYTDTTGEFEVELYINGDQMMNHKDTIPILGVKSVPFELADGGDLESDDLLFYSLNLAGTDLAKGNSTIAGKSGTTSGSNAFVLGADTAGYRIPTGFYLYTSVFDLPASTDTESNTQRFSFNIKHDIKDLVDGMFVEFSNDFGRSWRLLGGYTDPAWHNELSSEDFWGGEDFPIITGSTNDEWVTKYIPLAGFEGEQIAIRMFFVAANQDSSGGIGLAMDDFRVVDYNPNVNSLSFDYSSDKTQVGLNSPVVFTNQSTADSTLIGWFFGEEDDATPSVVFGEGPHEVEWATEGQKDIVMFAVGTNVQRQFDDAILVDASITNLEDDLRSLGPIVYPNPNNGNMLYISSPEKINQIHLMKTTGQSVLSSNNMEEYKMDISDLSPGLYIIQMEMNNGERFTKKFIKK